A DNA window from Microcystis aeruginosa NIES-843 contains the following coding sequences:
- a CDS encoding HepT-like ribonuclease domain-containing protein, which yields MNEDRVYLEYILDCIDKIKDYSQGGKQEFFANSMISDAIIRRLQTLAESTQRLSEELKANIPNVDWRNISGFRNILVHDYLGGIDLNTVWEVVENYLDDLRKQILRHLESVNT from the coding sequence ATGAATGAAGATCGAGTTTATCTTGAATATATTTTAGACTGTATTGATAAAATTAAGGACTATTCCCAAGGAGGAAAACAGGAGTTTTTTGCTAATTCAATGATCAGCGATGCTATCATTAGACGCTTACAAACTTTGGCAGAATCAACTCAAAGGCTTTCGGAGGAATTAAAGGCAAATATTCCCAATGTTGACTGGCGTAATATTTCTGGTTTTAGGAATATTTTAGTACATGATTATTTAGGGGGAATTGACCTTAATACAGTTTGGGAGGTGGTAGAAAATTATTTGGATGATTTAAGAAAACAGATTTTAAGGCATCTAGAATCAGTCAATACTTAA
- a CDS encoding nucleotidyltransferase family protein, producing MTLKQLIQDKREDILKIATKHGAFNVRVFGSVARGEETENSDIDFLIDYDLAKTSPWFPGGLLVDLEALLGCKVDVVTEKSLHHLIKQRILKEAIKL from the coding sequence ATGACCTTAAAACAACTCATACAAGACAAACGAGAGGATATCCTAAAAATTGCCACCAAACATGGTGCTTTTAATGTGCGTGTATTTGGTTCCGTTGCTAGAGGTGAGGAAACCGAAAATAGTGATATTGATTTTTTAATTGATTATGATTTAGCTAAAACATCCCCTTGGTTTCCCGGTGGATTATTAGTTGATTTAGAGGCTCTCTTAGGGTGTAAAGTGGATGTAGTAACTGAAAAAAGCCTTCATCATCTAATTAAACAGCGAATCTTAAAGGAGGCAATTAAGTTATGA
- a CDS encoding type II toxin-antitoxin system HicB family antitoxin, translating to MITYLATVHKDNHSDYGVQFYDFPGCISAGETIEEAKKMATEALKGHISFMLADGDEIPTPSTLETILTDADHQDAIAFLLIEVSEAILNHQELCVKN from the coding sequence ATGATTACTTATTTAGCCACCGTTCATAAAGATAACCATAGTGATTATGGGGTACAATTTTATGACTTTCCGGGTTGTATTAGTGCAGGAGAAACCATCGAAGAAGCGAAAAAAATGGCAACTGAAGCCTTAAAAGGTCATATTTCCTTTATGTTGGCAGATGGGGACGAAATTCCCACCCCTAGCACCCTCGAAACCATTTTAACCGACGCGGATCATCAAGATGCGATCGCTTTTCTGCTCATTGAGGTATCAGAAGCTATTTTAAACCATCAGGAATTGTGTGTAAAAAACTAG
- a CDS encoding type II toxin-antitoxin system HicA family toxin, translating into MESREIIKKLKDEGWYQVGTTGSHHHFKHPHKKGKVTVPHPKKDIPLKTLISIEKQAGIKLR; encoded by the coding sequence ATGGAAAGTCGAGAAATTATCAAAAAACTGAAGGATGAGGGATGGTATCAAGTAGGTACAACAGGAAGTCATCATCATTTTAAACATCCCCATAAAAAAGGGAAAGTGACTGTTCCTCACCCTAAAAAGGATATTCCCCTTAAAACCCTAATCAGTATCGAAAAACAAGCCGGTATTAAATTACGATAA
- a CDS encoding serine protease, giving the protein MIKPSIALILLFSLLPQPGLTLITPAAGNISNHPILTAQGDRELTEEQILQRVTVRITSETNRGSGTIIAKKGDNYLVLTNAHVTRNTKTLQVQTYDGHSRAARIVPNSLSENQDLALLEFSDTRDYSIATIAKFTINQNRIGLEVVAAGYVAETGQYRTTKGTLEQVSDRPLRDGYSVGYSGDIVQGMSGGGIFVDGELIGINGRSAHPILSNYTYEDGTKPTDEEIQQMRAVNWGISLHTLLTYIRPEILSAYNLPLPQVNPDIETTAPTVYIAQLETKAKGFTVRIDSSSKANGSGVIANGSGVIIAKKGNIYTVLTAAHVLCEKIAEEKTCVNFTYTVVTRDGKTRKIEKSTIIRQEGVDLAVFQFESRDNYPVAEIANYNPNTGDFVFAAGFPKIGDNPSKWLFSGGTIHDKEGGLLQTRQSDLSNEQGGTLQSVASLTGGYELVYTSITFGGMSGGAVLDSQGRVIGIHGSSETAGVGKIQLGFSLGIPISTFIGLQERLKVKPQLLTTAQPQVSPQQQQEIIQAITGVIVPNTNAKADIWIQRGGQLWRLERYEEAIKAFDEAIKQNDPKNVYLAWYGKGLALGYLGKYQTAIEALQQAINTLPKREDLKNFHSSILQKQSVVYRYLENYEQALTVINQAISLFPNNPNHYNEKYVVLSQLKRYDEGLAAITQAIDLAPRAAWYGNRGNLYYNLQKYDLALSDWNKAIKINPNYANAYNNRGNLYSDQKKYELALADYSKAIDINPNDAVAYYNRGNLYYNLQKYDLALSDYSKAIDINPNDAKAYYNRGNLYSDLQKYDLALSDYSKAIDINPNYAETYNNRGNLYKDLQKYDLALSDYTKAIDILALSDYTKAIDINPNYAVAYNNRGLLYFNQKKYDLALSDYSKAIDINPNYAETYNNRGNLYKDLQKYDLALSDYSKAIDINPNYAVAYNNRGLLYLLQQKYELALADWNKAIELNRNLALAYLGRGGIYSLQQKYELALADYSKALEINPNLAEAYLGRGSIYSLQQKYELALADYSKALEINPNLAEAYLGRGGIYLLQQKYELALADFNKALEINPNYAMAYFGRGELYYYQKKYELALADYNKAIDINPNYANAYNNRGSIYYNQQKYELALADWNKAIELDSKLAMAYSNRGNIYNDQQKYELALADFNKAIELDSKLAMAYSNRGNLYYLQQKYELALADYNKALDINPNLAEAYLGRGGIYYYQQKDELALADFNKAIEINPNLVEAYNNRGNLYYLQQKYELALSDYNKAIKINKNAWFAMMGIGLVKYEQGSISEAIKQWEKALIINNQSAEIQLALAVAFYHQGEKDKALKLAESALSINSQLANIDFLKKILRTNKIFADVQKLLAHPELKNYVNQ; this is encoded by the coding sequence ATGATCAAACCTTCGATCGCCCTCATCCTTCTTTTCTCCCTACTGCCTCAACCCGGGTTAACCCTTATCACCCCGGCTGCCGGAAATATTTCTAATCATCCCATTCTGACGGCACAGGGCGATCGGGAGCTTACCGAGGAGCAAATCCTACAACGAGTCACCGTTCGGATTACTAGCGAGACAAATCGGGGATCGGGGACGATTATCGCTAAAAAAGGCGATAATTACCTTGTCCTAACCAACGCCCACGTTACCCGCAACACGAAAACCCTACAGGTACAAACTTACGACGGCCACAGCCGTGCGGCCCGCATTGTCCCCAATTCCCTATCGGAGAATCAAGATCTCGCTCTGCTGGAGTTTAGCGATACCCGGGACTATTCGATCGCCACCATCGCGAAGTTTACCATCAATCAAAACAGGATCGGTTTAGAAGTGGTGGCCGCGGGATATGTTGCCGAAACGGGACAGTATCGGACGACAAAGGGAACCCTCGAACAGGTGAGCGATCGACCCCTCCGGGATGGCTACAGCGTCGGTTATAGTGGCGATATCGTGCAGGGAATGAGTGGCGGCGGCATTTTTGTCGATGGGGAGTTAATCGGCATTAACGGGCGATCGGCCCATCCGATTCTCTCTAACTACACCTACGAAGACGGCACAAAACCCACAGACGAAGAAATCCAACAGATGAGAGCGGTTAACTGGGGCATTTCCCTTCATACCCTATTAACCTACATCCGTCCTGAAATCCTCAGCGCCTATAACCTACCCCTACCGCAGGTGAACCCCGATATAGAAACCACCGCCCCTACTGTCTATATCGCCCAATTAGAAACAAAAGCCAAGGGTTTCACCGTGCGGATTGATAGTAGCAGTAAAGCCAATGGAAGTGGCGTAATTGCCAATGGAAGTGGCGTAATTATCGCTAAAAAAGGGAATATTTACACAGTTTTAACCGCCGCTCACGTCCTCTGCGAAAAAATCGCCGAGGAGAAAACCTGTGTCAATTTCACCTACACCGTCGTCACCAGGGACGGCAAAACTCGAAAAATCGAGAAAAGCACCATCATCCGGCAGGAAGGGGTAGATTTAGCAGTTTTTCAGTTTGAAAGCCGAGACAATTATCCCGTTGCGGAAATAGCGAATTATAACCCAAATACCGGTGATTTTGTTTTTGCCGCAGGCTTCCCCAAAATTGGCGACAATCCCTCGAAATGGTTGTTTAGTGGCGGTACAATTCACGATAAAGAAGGGGGATTACTACAAACCCGCCAAAGTGACTTAAGCAATGAACAAGGAGGAACATTACAAAGTGTTGCTTCTTTAACCGGAGGCTATGAATTAGTTTATACCAGCATCACATTTGGGGGCATGAGTGGCGGTGCAGTCTTAGACTCTCAGGGGAGAGTAATAGGGATTCATGGAAGTTCGGAAACAGCAGGGGTAGGGAAAATTCAGCTAGGGTTTAGTTTAGGGATTCCCATTAGCACTTTTATCGGATTGCAAGAAAGATTGAAGGTAAAACCGCAATTATTAACCACTGCTCAACCCCAAGTTAGTCCGCAACAACAACAAGAAATTATTCAAGCGATTACTGGTGTTATTGTCCCTAATACCAATGCGAAGGCGGATATTTGGATACAAAGGGGAGGACAATTATGGCGGTTAGAAAGGTATGAGGAAGCAATTAAAGCCTTTGATGAAGCGATTAAGCAAAATGACCCCAAGAATGTCTATTTAGCCTGGTATGGGAAGGGATTGGCGTTAGGTTATTTAGGTAAATATCAAACAGCTATAGAAGCTTTGCAACAAGCGATTAATACCTTACCTAAACGGGAAGATTTAAAGAACTTTCACAGTAGTATTTTACAAAAGCAAAGTGTTGTTTATCGCTATTTAGAAAATTATGAGCAAGCCTTAACGGTGATTAATCAGGCGATTTCTCTGTTTCCCAATAACCCCAATCACTATAACGAGAAATATGTAGTATTAAGTCAATTAAAACGCTATGATGAGGGATTAGCGGCGATTACTCAGGCAATTGATCTCGCTCCCCGTGCTGCTTGGTATGGCAATCGGGGGAATCTTTACTATAACTTGCAGAAATACGATTTAGCCCTCTCTGACTGGAACAAAGCCATTAAAATTAATCCTAATTATGCTAACGCTTACAACAATCGGGGGAATCTTTACTCTGACCAAAAAAAATACGAATTAGCTTTAGCTGACTACAGCAAAGCTATTGACATTAATCCTAATGATGCTGTGGCTTACTACAATCGGGGGAATCTTTACTATAACTTGCAGAAATACGATTTAGCCCTCTCTGACTACAGCAAAGCCATTGACATTAATCCTAATGATGCTAAGGCTTACTACAATCGGGGGAATCTTTACTCTGACTTGCAGAAATACGATTTAGCCCTCTCTGACTACAGCAAAGCCATTGACATTAATCCTAATTATGCTGAGACGTACAACAATCGGGGGAATCTTTACAAAGACTTGCAGAAATACGATTTAGCCCTCTCTGACTACACCAAAGCCATTGACATTTTAGCCCTCTCTGACTACACCAAAGCCATTGACATTAATCCTAATTATGCTGTGGCTTACAACAATCGGGGGCTTCTTTACTTTAACCAAAAAAAATACGATTTAGCCCTCTCTGACTACAGCAAAGCTATTGACATTAATCCTAATTATGCTGAGACGTACAACAATCGGGGGAATCTTTACAAAGACTTGCAGAAATACGATTTAGCCCTCTCTGACTACAGCAAAGCCATTGACATTAATCCTAATTATGCTGTGGCTTACAACAATCGGGGGCTTCTTTACCTTCTCCAACAAAAATACGAACTAGCTTTAGCTGACTGGAACAAAGCTATTGAACTTAATCGTAATTTGGCTCTGGCTTACTTAGGTCGGGGGGGTATTTACAGTCTCCAACAAAAATACGAATTAGCTTTAGCTGACTACAGCAAAGCTCTTGAAATTAATCCTAATTTAGCTGAGGCTTACTTAGGTCGGGGGAGTATTTACAGTCTCCAACAAAAATACGAATTAGCTTTAGCTGACTACAGCAAAGCTCTTGAAATTAATCCTAATTTAGCTGAGGCTTACTTAGGTCGGGGGGGTATTTACCTTCTCCAACAAAAATACGAATTAGCTTTAGCTGACTTCAACAAAGCTCTTGAAATTAATCCTAATTATGCTATGGCTTACTTTGGTCGGGGGGAGCTTTACTATTACCAAAAAAAATACGAATTAGCTTTAGCTGACTACAACAAAGCCATTGACATTAATCCTAATTATGCTAATGCTTACAACAATCGGGGGAGTATTTACTATAACCAACAAAAATACGAATTAGCTTTAGCTGACTGGAACAAAGCTATTGAACTTGATTCTAAGTTAGCTATGGCTTACAGCAATCGGGGGAATATTTACAATGACCAACAAAAATACGAATTAGCATTAGCTGACTTCAACAAAGCTATTGAACTTGATTCTAAGTTAGCTATGGCTTACAGCAATCGGGGGAATCTTTACTATCTCCAACAAAAATACGAATTAGCTTTAGCTGACTACAACAAAGCTCTTGACATTAATCCTAATTTAGCTGAGGCTTACTTAGGTCGGGGGGGTATTTACTATTACCAACAAAAAGACGAATTAGCTTTAGCTGACTTCAACAAAGCTATTGAAATTAATCCTAATTTAGTTGAGGCTTACAACAATCGGGGGAATCTTTACTATCTCCAACAAAAATACGAATTAGCCCTCTCTGATTACAACAAAGCTATTAAAATTAACAAAAATGCTTGGTTTGCTATGATGGGCATCGGCTTAGTTAAGTATGAACAAGGGTCAATAAGTGAAGCAATTAAACAATGGGAAAAAGCACTAATAATTAACAATCAATCAGCCGAAATTCAATTAGCTTTAGCCGTTGCTTTTTATCATCAAGGCGAAAAAGATAAAGCATTAAAACTCGCTGAAAGTGCTTTAAGTATTAATTCTCAACTTGCCAATATTGATTTCCTCAAAAAGATTTTACGGACAAACAAAATTTTTGCTGATGTTCAAAAATTATTAGCACATCCTGAACTAAAAAATTATGTTAATCAGTAG
- a CDS encoding CHASE2 domain-containing protein, which yields MIKLLTLELDGTFDRGFKVKLEIRPDLNSRPQTVIKARLPANLELLTLYRQWQRHYSELEGFFKVLKDSNPQQITNSSQQSLVFKNCQEKAKLFEDNLNKWLNNSPEFEPIKTAILRSGNNFRIWLQTDNIWLQRFPWEKWEILQNTGADIAIIVSEYDTLTRQLKNHEKIRILAILGYATDLRFLEEDRKTLDDIAGKAGAEIIWEKAPHPQKLNQLLRQETWNILFFSGHSASTEDGQDCEIQLTETHKLKIADFSFSLGEATKNGLKLAIFNSCDGIGLAQQLSREKGMALPHLIFMREKLPDPVSPKFLQYFLTAFTNNKSLYSAVHEAQKNLHDDWEKDYPCASWLPVVCPNPTEEPPTWHSFSNSPQKQQNWRRFALTFGLGLAVTMTVLAIRETGILEPLELNIYDRLMQLKPKDKPDERLLIITIDRQDWEYQDRMGMKRPTIPGSDRKRSLAGEALSQLLNKLLPYEPQIIALDILRPIAASQDYPPLAKQLQNTPNFISICKFNNYPQPDGFPPPPELPKNQSGFSNIVPDETIAGVPRIRRFLYQAKLDRTSPCLPPDSLATVDSMSCNFKDYAPSFSLLIAKRYLESQNQDFDCNKLQRGILEINIGDTHLGDWLQSNRGPYRTSQSDTRSGRQVMLAYRRIADNGSDAITKIAPKKSLQQVLDPGFNSESVRGKIVLIGVTEPGIDDFLTPFSRNPSEAIPGVYLHAHAVSQILDTMEGKRTSIAFWNPLQEAFWVLGWSLVGGLLTWRFLRVKTVLLTVAITVISLTGIGWLLFSYFGLWVPIIPPAIALLTTSGIFFFLRSYTKSVE from the coding sequence ATGATTAAACTCTTAACTCTCGAACTAGATGGCACATTTGATCGGGGATTTAAAGTAAAATTAGAAATTCGTCCCGATCTTAATTCTCGTCCCCAAACTGTGATCAAAGCAAGGCTACCAGCTAATTTAGAGTTATTAACTCTTTACCGTCAATGGCAACGTCACTATAGTGAATTAGAGGGATTTTTTAAAGTCTTAAAAGATAGCAATCCCCAACAAATTACCAATAGTTCTCAGCAGAGTTTAGTTTTTAAAAACTGCCAAGAAAAAGCCAAATTATTTGAGGATAACTTAAACAAATGGTTGAATAATAGCCCAGAATTTGAACCGATCAAAACCGCAATTCTGCGCTCTGGCAATAACTTTCGTATCTGGTTACAAACCGATAATATTTGGCTGCAAAGATTCCCCTGGGAAAAATGGGAAATCCTCCAAAATACTGGCGCAGATATAGCCATTATTGTCTCAGAATACGATACCTTAACCAGACAATTAAAAAATCATGAAAAAATTCGGATTTTAGCCATTTTAGGCTATGCCACCGACTTAAGATTTCTCGAAGAAGATCGCAAAACTTTAGACGATATTGCGGGAAAAGCAGGAGCCGAAATTATCTGGGAAAAAGCCCCTCACCCGCAAAAATTAAATCAGTTATTGCGTCAAGAAACTTGGAATATCCTCTTTTTTAGCGGTCATAGTGCCAGTACAGAAGATGGTCAAGATTGCGAAATTCAACTAACAGAAACTCATAAATTAAAGATAGCTGATTTTAGCTTTTCCCTGGGAGAAGCCACTAAAAACGGGTTAAAGTTAGCGATATTTAACTCCTGTGATGGTATTGGTTTAGCACAACAACTATCACGGGAAAAAGGGATGGCATTACCCCATCTAATCTTTATGCGCGAGAAATTACCCGATCCCGTTTCTCCCAAATTTCTGCAATACTTTTTAACCGCTTTTACCAATAATAAATCTCTCTATAGCGCCGTACATGAAGCCCAAAAAAATCTGCACGATGACTGGGAAAAAGACTATCCCTGTGCCAGTTGGCTGCCCGTAGTTTGCCCCAATCCCACCGAAGAACCCCCCACTTGGCATAGTTTCAGTAACTCCCCTCAAAAACAACAAAATTGGCGACGATTTGCTCTAACTTTCGGTTTAGGTTTAGCCGTAACGATGACAGTCTTGGCAATAAGAGAAACAGGAATTTTAGAACCCTTAGAATTAAATATTTATGATCGCCTGATGCAACTAAAACCCAAAGATAAACCCGACGAAAGATTATTAATTATTACCATTGATCGCCAAGATTGGGAATATCAAGATCGCATGGGTATGAAAAGACCAACAATACCCGGAAGCGATCGAAAACGTTCCCTCGCAGGAGAAGCATTATCGCAGCTTTTAAATAAATTACTGCCCTACGAACCGCAAATTATCGCCTTAGATATCCTCCGTCCCATCGCTGCCAGTCAAGATTATCCACCCCTAGCCAAACAATTACAAAATACTCCTAATTTTATCTCGATTTGTAAGTTTAATAATTACCCGCAACCGGACGGATTTCCCCCACCCCCGGAACTGCCAAAAAATCAGAGTGGTTTTAGTAACATAGTCCCAGACGAAACCATTGCCGGAGTTCCCCGAATTCGTCGTTTTTTATATCAGGCAAAACTCGATCGCACATCTCCCTGTCTTCCCCCGGATTCTTTGGCCACAGTTGACTCAATGTCCTGTAATTTTAAAGATTATGCTCCTAGTTTTAGTCTCCTAATTGCCAAACGATATCTAGAATCCCAGAATCAAGATTTTGACTGCAATAAACTGCAGCGGGGAATTCTAGAAATTAATATCGGGGATACTCATCTCGGTGACTGGCTGCAATCCAACCGCGGCCCCTATAGAACCAGTCAATCCGATACCCGATCCGGTCGTCAAGTTATGCTCGCTTACCGTCGAATCGCCGATAATGGCAGCGATGCAATCACAAAAATTGCCCCGAAAAAATCTCTCCAACAGGTTTTAGATCCGGGTTTTAATTCCGAATCGGTCCGGGGAAAAATTGTCCTGATTGGAGTAACAGAACCCGGGATCGATGATTTTTTAACCCCCTTTAGTCGCAACCCATCGGAAGCAATTCCGGGGGTTTATTTGCACGCGCACGCAGTCAGTCAAATTCTCGATACAATGGAAGGAAAACGTACCTCGATCGCTTTCTGGAATCCCCTACAGGAGGCTTTCTGGGTGCTGGGTTGGTCCCTGGTGGGGGGATTGTTAACGTGGCGTTTTCTTCGGGTAAAAACGGTACTTTTGACAGTGGCGATCACTGTGATTTCCCTTACTGGTATCGGTTGGCTTCTCTTTAGTTATTTCGGTCTCTGGGTTCCGATTATTCCCCCAGCGATCGCACTTCTCACCACCTCCGGTATCTTCTTTTTTCTTCGTTCTTATACTAAATCCGTTGAGTAA
- a CDS encoding DUF1822 family protein — protein sequence MVNDWLELTPDSIWLEIPADIQEISWAKSASFTDASIRQRFYVNYLCQQVIFNYLQSGMPGVSLVENQEDFWQLGVNGFTVKLGEKSVIVIASETLDLEAIEIPQEWVDIPQLIGDYYLAVQVNTAESYLRIWGYTTHKDIKEKGQYIKRNLNYSLPRNQLQSGSDSLNLWGECQLQPVKIEPEKMEEKLSLDRLTTLLDILANPQLIFPRKAVTFQEWAAVIVNSNWRKILITRRQKSPVKLTNWFADNFPIDWQSILDFSSLSLVPAFKNTEIKRIKDLGIELLGNSLALMITIAKIEEVFSLQATVYPTGETSTLPPHLKLTILTENGQVFREVIATDNDEFIRYRFDAELGDKFFIEVALESARVTEYLQV from the coding sequence ATGGTTAATGATTGGTTAGAACTAACTCCTGATAGCATTTGGCTAGAAATACCCGCAGATATTCAAGAGATCAGTTGGGCAAAAAGTGCCAGTTTTACTGATGCCAGTATTCGTCAGAGATTTTATGTTAATTATCTTTGTCAACAAGTTATTTTTAACTATCTACAGTCAGGGATGCCTGGGGTTAGCTTAGTAGAAAATCAAGAGGATTTCTGGCAACTAGGAGTTAATGGTTTTACCGTTAAATTAGGCGAAAAGTCAGTAATAGTTATTGCCAGCGAAACTCTGGATCTAGAAGCGATCGAAATTCCTCAAGAATGGGTAGATATTCCTCAATTAATTGGTGATTATTATCTAGCGGTACAGGTAAACACTGCCGAAAGTTATCTGAGAATTTGGGGTTATACTACCCATAAAGATATTAAGGAAAAAGGACAATATATTAAGCGTAATCTTAACTACTCTCTACCGAGAAATCAACTGCAATCAGGATCAGATTCTTTGAATTTATGGGGAGAGTGTCAATTACAACCAGTTAAGATTGAACCGGAAAAGATGGAAGAAAAACTATCTTTAGATAGATTGACAACCTTACTAGACATCTTAGCTAATCCTCAGTTAATCTTTCCCAGAAAAGCCGTTACTTTTCAGGAATGGGCAGCAGTTATCGTCAATAGTAACTGGAGAAAAATTTTAATTACCCGTCGGCAAAAATCCCCCGTCAAGTTAACCAATTGGTTTGCCGATAATTTCCCCATTGATTGGCAAAGTATCCTCGATTTTAGCTCACTGTCACTGGTTCCAGCTTTCAAAAATACAGAAATTAAACGCATCAAAGATTTAGGAATAGAATTACTGGGAAATTCCCTCGCTTTGATGATTACTATCGCTAAAATTGAAGAAGTATTTAGCCTGCAAGCGACTGTTTACCCCACCGGAGAAACAAGCACTTTACCCCCCCATTTAAAATTAACTATTCTCACCGAAAATGGTCAGGTTTTTCGAGAAGTAATTGCCACAGATAACGATGAATTTATTCGTTATCGATTTGATGCTGAATTGGGGGATAAATTCTTCATTGAAGTGGCTTTAGAATCGGCAAGAGTCACCGAATATTTACAAGTATAA
- the ftsH3 gene encoding ATP-dependent zinc metalloprotease FtsH3, giving the protein MNKNGNNKKWRNAGLYALLLIVVLALASAFFDRQPAVQQTWKYSEFLQEVREGKVETVRLSADRQRAIVPTQDGANVLVNLPNDPQLINILAENNVDISVLPQREEGVWVRAFSSLFFPILLLVGLFFLLRRAQSGPGSQAMNFGKSKARVQMEPQTQVTFGDVAGIEGAKLELNEVVDFLKNADRFTAIGAKIPKGVLLVGPPGTGKTLLARAVAGEAGVPFFSISGSEFVEMFVGVGASRVRDLFEQAKANAPCIVFIDEIDAVGRQRGAGLGGGNDEREQTLNQLLTEMDGFEGNTGIIIIAATNRPDVLDAALLRPGRFDRQVVVDRPDYAGRKEILNVHSRGKTLAQDVDLDKIARRTPGFTGADLANLLNEAAILAARRNLTEISMDEINDAIDRVLAGPEKKNRVMSEKRKTLVAYHEAGHALVGALMPDYDPVQKISIIPRGRAGGLTWFTPSEDRMESGLYSRAYLQNQMAVALGGRLAEEIIFGEEEVTTGASNDLQQVARVARQMVTRFGMSDRLGPVALGRQNGNVFLGRDIASDRDFSDETAAAIDEEVRNLVEQAYRRAKEVLVNNRVILDQLAQMLVEKETVDAEELQNILAHNDVKMAALA; this is encoded by the coding sequence GTGAACAAAAACGGTAATAACAAAAAATGGCGCAATGCGGGACTATATGCCCTATTGTTAATCGTAGTCCTTGCCTTGGCCTCAGCTTTCTTCGATCGCCAGCCAGCAGTGCAACAGACTTGGAAGTATAGTGAATTTTTACAGGAAGTACGGGAAGGTAAAGTAGAAACCGTGCGCTTAAGTGCCGACCGGCAACGAGCGATCGTACCCACCCAAGATGGAGCAAATGTATTAGTTAACCTGCCCAACGATCCGCAATTAATCAACATCTTGGCAGAAAATAACGTTGATATTTCCGTACTGCCCCAAAGAGAAGAAGGAGTATGGGTAAGAGCCTTCAGTAGCCTCTTTTTCCCGATTTTACTTCTTGTTGGTCTATTTTTCTTGCTCCGTCGCGCCCAAAGTGGTCCCGGTTCCCAAGCGATGAACTTCGGCAAATCGAAAGCAAGGGTACAGATGGAACCCCAAACCCAGGTTACTTTCGGTGATGTGGCCGGGATTGAAGGGGCAAAATTAGAATTAAACGAAGTGGTGGACTTCCTGAAAAATGCCGATCGCTTCACGGCAATTGGGGCAAAAATCCCCAAAGGAGTCCTTTTAGTCGGTCCTCCGGGGACTGGTAAAACCCTGCTCGCTCGCGCAGTAGCTGGAGAAGCAGGAGTCCCGTTTTTTAGTATTTCCGGTTCGGAATTTGTGGAAATGTTCGTCGGGGTGGGTGCTTCTCGCGTCCGCGACCTATTTGAACAAGCGAAAGCGAATGCACCTTGTATCGTCTTTATCGATGAGATTGATGCTGTCGGTCGTCAACGGGGTGCCGGTTTAGGGGGTGGTAACGATGAACGGGAACAAACCCTCAACCAATTATTAACGGAAATGGACGGTTTTGAAGGTAATACAGGTATTATCATTATCGCCGCCACTAACCGTCCTGATGTGCTGGATGCCGCTTTATTACGTCCGGGTCGTTTCGATCGCCAAGTGGTGGTGGATCGTCCCGATTACGCTGGCCGTAAGGAAATCCTTAATGTCCACTCCAGAGGCAAAACTTTGGCCCAAGACGTGGATCTCGATAAAATCGCCCGTCGTACCCCCGGTTTTACCGGTGCGGATCTGGCTAATTTGCTCAACGAAGCCGCAATTTTAGCGGCACGTCGCAATTTAACCGAGATTTCCATGGATGAGATCAACGATGCGATCGATCGTGTTCTGGCCGGTCCTGAGAAGAAAAATCGCGTCATGAGCGAAAAACGCAAAACTTTAGTTGCTTACCATGAAGCTGGTCATGCTTTGGTGGGTGCTTTAATGCCAGATTACGATCCCGTCCAGAAAATTAGTATTATTCCCCGCGGTCGCGCTGGGGGTTTAACTTGGTTCACTCCTAGCGAGGATCGCATGGAATCCGGGTTATATTCTCGCGCTTATCTGCAAAATCAGATGGCTGTAGCTTTGGGGGGTCGTTTAGCTGAAGAAATTATCTTCGGTGAGGAGGAAGTGACTACGGGTGCTTCTAATGACCTGCAACAGGTGGCACGAGTAGCGCGGCAAATGGTCACTCGTTTTGGCATGAGCGATCGCCTGGGGCCGGTGGCTTTAGGTCGTCAAAATGGTAATGTTTTCCTAGGTCGTGATATCGCTTCCGATCGAGATTTCTCCGATGAAACTGCGGCAGCTATTGACGAGGAAGTGCGTAACTTAGTGGAACAGGCCTATCGTCGCGCTAAAGAGGTTTTAGTCAATAACCGCGTCATCTTGGACCAGTTAGCGCAAATGTTAGTGGAAAAAGAAACCGTGGACGCGGAGGAGTTACAAAATATCCTCGCTCATAACGATGTGAAAATGGCGGCTTTAGCTTAA